In a genomic window of Plectropomus leopardus isolate mb chromosome 6, YSFRI_Pleo_2.0, whole genome shotgun sequence:
- the wu:fa19b12 gene encoding uncharacterized protein wu:fa19b12: MAKRRAEDTLLHDSPSKRCYRLLSSVDMQLDSMAPAGGVNPPSLLALLGSRCRKRPYYFEEPEKQDEAALYRKPRHCDTRKPAANVLAVNTSGSFQDCRSSKCTLTSSKKRPRDDCTGSETVIPKATDDKAEDTDTEDCTYNSFQYWRVPLPEVNLSLLEDATDHSQTKDKSKVKDSFSDAMET; this comes from the exons ATGGCGAAGAGACGTGCCGAGGACACTCTGCTGCACGACTCTCCCTCCAAAAGATGTTACCGCTTACTGAGCAGTGTTGACATGCAGCTGGACAGCATGGCTCCCGCCGGGGGTGTGAACCCGCCGTCCCTGCTGGCTTTGCTGGGCAGCCGCTGCCGAAAGAGGCCGTACTACTTCGAAGAGCCAGAGAAACAGGACGAAGCGGCTCTTTATCGCAAACCCAGACACTGCGACACGAGGAAGCCTGCAGCTAATGTTTTGGCGGTGAACACTTCTGGAAGTTTCCAGGACTGTCGCAGCTCGAAGTGCACGCTCACGAGCTCCAAGAAACGGCCTCGAGATGACTGCACGGGTTCAGAGACTGTCATTCCCAAAGCTACCGATGATAAA GCTGAAGACACAGACACTGAAGATTGCACTTACAACTCCTTCCAGTACTGGAGGGTCCCCTTACCTGAAGTTAACCTTTCACTGCTAGAGGACGCCACTGACCATTCCCAAACAAAAGACAAGTCAAAAGTTAAGGACTCCTTTTCTGATGCCATGGAAACCTGA